Proteins co-encoded in one Nonomuraea helvata genomic window:
- a CDS encoding family 2B encapsulin nanocompartment shell protein: MSTESSTGPRLSLDTRAARNLATTTKTRPQMQAITSRWLLRRLPWVDVRGGTYRVNRRLTHRVGRGRVSVVLNGADDVRIIPETLSELPPLRGFDDLEMLRAIASTFAPREFQAGDVIAESGAPITETYIVARGRLDRLATGAYGDTQLLGVITDGEHLGDEALAQESPHWSCTVRAATAGTILVSPWQEFQRLFDGSPALREHVERYLEETRRPVNRRGEAAVAIASGHVGEPVIDGTFVDYDLHPREYELSVTQSVLRIHTRVADLYNDPMSQLEQQLRLTVHEIREREEWELLNNREFGLLHNAEYGQRISTWSGPPTPDDLDDLISMRRKTRLLLAHPKAIAAFFRECNKRGLVPGSADVDGHEIPAWRGVPIFPCGKIPISEHHTTSILAMRTGEEDQGVVGLYQTGLPEEHEPGLNVRFMGINQQAVMSYLVSAYYSAAILVPDAIGILENVDIAAPRV; this comes from the coding sequence ATGTCTACGGAGTCGTCCACGGGGCCCCGGTTGAGCCTGGACACTCGGGCAGCGCGCAACCTGGCCACCACTACCAAGACACGCCCGCAGATGCAGGCCATCACCTCCCGCTGGCTGCTGCGCAGGCTGCCGTGGGTCGACGTGCGCGGCGGCACGTACCGGGTCAACCGCCGGCTGACGCACCGGGTCGGGCGCGGCCGGGTGAGCGTGGTGCTCAACGGGGCGGACGACGTGCGGATCATCCCCGAGACGCTGTCGGAGCTCCCCCCGCTGCGCGGCTTCGACGACCTCGAGATGCTGAGGGCGATCGCCTCGACGTTCGCGCCGCGGGAGTTCCAGGCAGGCGACGTCATCGCCGAGTCCGGCGCTCCGATCACCGAGACGTACATCGTCGCCCGCGGCCGGCTCGACCGGCTGGCCACCGGCGCGTACGGGGACACGCAGCTCCTCGGCGTCATCACCGACGGTGAGCACCTGGGCGACGAGGCGCTCGCGCAGGAGAGCCCGCACTGGTCGTGCACCGTCAGGGCCGCCACCGCCGGCACGATCCTCGTGTCGCCGTGGCAGGAGTTCCAGCGGCTGTTCGACGGGTCGCCCGCCCTGCGGGAGCACGTGGAGCGATATCTCGAGGAGACGCGCAGGCCGGTCAACCGCCGCGGCGAGGCGGCCGTCGCGATCGCGTCCGGGCACGTCGGCGAGCCCGTCATCGACGGCACGTTCGTGGACTACGACCTTCATCCTCGCGAGTACGAGCTGAGCGTCACGCAGAGCGTCCTGCGGATCCACACCCGCGTGGCCGACCTCTACAACGACCCCATGAGCCAGCTCGAGCAGCAGCTGCGCCTGACCGTCCACGAGATCCGCGAGCGCGAGGAGTGGGAGCTGCTCAACAACCGCGAGTTCGGCCTGCTGCACAACGCCGAGTACGGCCAGCGGATCAGCACCTGGTCCGGCCCGCCGACCCCGGACGACCTCGACGACCTGATCAGCATGCGCCGCAAGACCCGGTTGCTGCTGGCCCACCCCAAGGCGATCGCCGCGTTCTTCAGGGAGTGCAACAAGCGCGGACTGGTGCCCGGCAGCGCCGACGTGGACGGCCACGAGATCCCGGCCTGGCGCGGGGTCCCGATCTTCCCCTGCGGCAAGATCCCGATCTCCGAACACCACACCACCTCCATCCTGGCCATGCGCACCGGGGAGGAGGACCAGGGGGTGGTCGGCCTCTACCAGACCGGCCTCCCGGAGGAGCACGAGCCGGGGCTGAACGTCCGGTTCATGGGGATAAACCAGCAGGCCGTGATGTCGTACCTGGTCAGCGCCTACTACTCGGCGGCGATCCTGGTGCCCGACGCGATCGGCATCCTCGAGAACGTCGACATCGCCGCCCCGCGCGTCTAG